Proteins co-encoded in one Anguilla anguilla isolate fAngAng1 chromosome 16, fAngAng1.pri, whole genome shotgun sequence genomic window:
- the lrp3 gene encoding low-density lipoprotein receptor-related protein 3 — protein MMERTVTTEPVIKWISIRFAVFCVACVLTVQRTGSTAVLLAACSGKVELHTERRGVIYSPSWPLNYPPGMNCSWDIQGDKGDVITISFRNFDLEESGKCAGDWLMLGPTWREEYRVCGSLLPPPFISSRGRVWLYFHSQANSSGLAQGFRLSYIRGRLGQSSCQNEEFLCGNGKCLPRAWRCNGLDECGDSTDEKSCAPPPTEARPSLCPPATFQCTQAQSTQCLPNTLRCDGARDCADGSDEAGCPDTSCGKRLANFYGSFASPDFFRPDRGAAADLRCSWLLDTQDPKRIVLQLDLQLGPGDSVRVYDGAGERADRLLQAFSHRNNRRPAVVESSRGQMTVLYHARPRGAGHGFNASYQVKGYCFPGERPCGSDQGCFSERQRCDGYWHCPSGKDEEDCPVCPAGEYPCEGASGACYPASERCNNQKKCPEGSDEKNCFNCQPGNFHCGTNLCIFETWRCDGQEDCQDGSDERDCLVAVPRKVITAALIGSLVCGLLLVIALGCAFKLYSLRTREYRAFETQMTRLEAEFVRREAPPSYGQLIAQGLIPPVEDFPVYNPSQASMLQNIRTAMRRQIRRHSTRRASSRRRLGRLWSRLFHRGTRLRGQIPLLTPPGASHPSLTRSHSYQAVGGAGSGAGLTPSPCSSAAALGLALQAHADALYRPPTESPPTPLSPPTPSSPLSASDSPEEEEEEEEEEEEEGGSGVGSPEAPGGRASRSGCPPSGLTDTPGTGRQRGAAPPENSSEAYGRRASRKLVRGLAANLALRRYAPLGASPSPDPLRVPSTPTEGHAPAPSWDPGPSGTQGADQMCQSVELPIGEEQEQEQPCCGSDGDDDETLLVC, from the exons cctGTGTCCTCACTGTTCAAAGGACAGGATCCACCGCGGTTCTGCTGG CTGCCTGCAGTGGGAAGGTAGAgctgcacacagagaggaggggtgtCATCTACAGCCCGTCCTGGCCACTCAACTACCCCCCAGGAATGAACTGCAGCTGGGACATCCAGGGCGATAAGGGTGATGTCATCACTATCAG CTTTCGAAACTTTGACCTTGAGGAGTCTGGGAAGTGTGCGGGAGACTGGCTGATGCTGGGGCCCACGTGGAGGGAGGAGTACCGGGTGTGCGGCTCCCTCCTGCCCCCGCCCTTCATCTCCTCGCGGGGCAGGGTCTGGCTCTACTTCCACTCCCAGGCCAACAGCTCCGGGCTGGCCCAGGGCTTCCGCCTGTCCTACATCCGGG GCAGACTGGGCCAGAGCAGCTGCCAGAACGAGGAGTTCCTGTGTGGGAACGGGAAGTGCCTCCCGAGGGCCTGGCGCTGCAACGGCCTGGACGAGTGCGGCGACAGCACGGACGAGAAGAGCtgcgcccccccgcccaccgAGGCCCGGCCCAGCCTGTGCCCGCCCGCCACCTTCCAGTGCACGCAGGCGCAGTCCACCCAGTGCCTGCCCAACACGCTGCGCTGCGACGGGGCCCGCGACTGCGCCGACGGCTCGGACGAGGCCGGCTGCCCCGACACGTCCTGCGGCAAGCGCCTGGCCAACTTCTACGGCTCCTTCGCCTCGCCGGACTTCTTCCGGCCCGACCGCGGCGCCGCCGCCGACCTGCGCTGCTCCTGGCTGCTGGACACGCAGGACCCCAAGCGCATCGTCCTGCAGCTGGACCTGCAGCTGGGGCCCGGCGACTCGGTGCGCGTGTACGAcggggcgggcgagcgggcCGACCGCCTGCTGCAGGCCTTCTCCCACCGCAACAACCGGCGGCCCGCCGTGGTGGAGTCCAGCCGCGGCCAGATGACCGTGCTGTACCACGCCCGGCCCCGCGGCGCCGGCCACGGCTTCAACGCCTCCTACCAGGTCAAGGGCTACTGCTTCCCCGGGGAGCGGCCCTGCGGCAGCGACCAGGGCTGCTTCTCCGAGCGCCAGCGCTGCGACGGCTACTGGCACTGCCCGTCGGGCAAGGACGAGGAGGACTGCCCCGTCTGCCCGGCGGGGGAGTACCCGTGCGAGGGCGCCAGCGGGGCCTGCTACCCGGCCTCCGAGCGCTGCAACAACCAGAAGAAGTGCCCGGAGGGCTCCGACGAGAAGAACTGCTTCAACTGCCAGCCGGGCAACTTCCACTGCGGCACCAACCTGTGCATCTTCGAGACGTGGCGCTGCGACGGGCAGGAGGACTGCCAGGACGGCAGCGACGAGCGCGACTGCCTGGTGGCGGTGCCCCGCAAGGTCATCACGGCGGCGCTGATCGGCAGCCTGGTGTGCGGCCTGCTGCTGGTCATCGCCCTGGGCTGCGCCTTCAAGCTCTACTCCCTCCGCACGCGCGAGTACAG GGCCTTTGAAACCCAGATGACGCGATTGGAGGCGGAGTTTGTGAGGAGAGAGGCTCCGCCCTCCTACGGTCAGCTCATCGCTCAGGGCCTCATCCCGCCCGTGGAGGATTTCCCGGTCTACAACCCGTCTCAG gcctccaTGCTCCAGAACATCCGCACCGCCATGCGCCGACAGATCCGCCGCCACTCCACCCGCCGGGCCTCGTCCCGCCGCCGCCTGGGGCGCCTCTGGAGCCGCCTCTTCCACCGCGGGACCCGGCTCCGGGGCCAGATCCCGCTGCTGACGCCCCCGGGGGCCAGCCACCCCTCCCTGACGCGCTCGCACAGCTACCAGGccgtgggcggggcggggtccGGCGCGGGGCTGAcgccctccccctgctcctccgcCGCCGCCCTGGGGCTGGCCCTGCAGGCGCACGCGGACGCCCTTTACCGGCCCCCCACAGagtccccgcccacccccctgTCCCCGCCCACCCCTTCCTCGCCCCTCTCCGCCTCAGACAgtccagaggaggaggaagaggaggaggaggaggaggaggaggagggggggtcggGAGTGGGCTCTCCTGAGGCGCCAGGGGGCAGGGCCTCCCGCAGCGGCTGCCCGCCCTCGGGTCTGACGGACACGCCGGGCACCGGCAGACAGCGGGGCGCCGCGCCGCCCGAGAACTCCAGCGAGGCCTACGGCCGCAGGGCGTCCCGGAAGCTGGTGCGGGGGCTGGCCGCCAACCTGGCCCTGCGGCGGTACGCCCCCCTGGGCGCGTCCCCCAGCCCGGACCCCCTCCGAgtgccctccacccccactgAGGGACACGCCCCCGCCCCGTCCTGGGACCCGGGGCCCTCAGGGACACAGGGAGCTGATCAGATGTGCCAGTCTGTGGAATTGCCAAtcggggaggagcaggagcaggagcagcccTGCTGTGGGAGCGACGGGGACGATGACGAGACCCTTCTCGTGTGCTGA